In the Theobroma cacao cultivar B97-61/B2 chromosome 1, Criollo_cocoa_genome_V2, whole genome shotgun sequence genome, one interval contains:
- the LOC108661325 gene encoding F-box protein At3g07870, whose protein sequence is MKTSKLVKADQLAANMMERLPQEVVLHILSRLPLTSLLQSKLVCQAWRSLIQDPLLISKHFMHMAKADNDPSFILQSNWPIPDQLHFIDFAAHSEGKLVSKKLPNSAMLMCLVDSCNGLLCMHNTSRSLYICNPFTQIFIELPELIKYRAQVGHLGFGFHPTSKEYKVIQIVFRRQLQRGNSYVATPTLIQSEVQILTIGSPAWRNLGMIPYRFIWPTLKVMVNGRLHWLSKPNKYTTASLLVSFDLATEQFQEVPEPDCCGLDRCFHHLMVLRGCLSAVAYHDNEQLDIWVMKEYGTKESWVKQFNIGTYLPRTLKQEDILAFNYSKRHFPKSFVLVLCILKSGEILLEYKSRALVVYDSQHGTFKELTFPEMPNWFQIIVHVGSLNWLDMPPANF, encoded by the coding sequence ATGAAAACGAGCAAACTTGTTAAGGCAGACCAATTAGCAGCAAACATGATGGAGCGTCTTCCTCAGGAGGTCGTCCTCCATATACTATCCAGGCTTCCCCTAACATCTTTGCTGCAATCAAAATTGGTTTGCCAAGCCTGGCGAAGCCTAATACAAGATCCACTTCTTATTAGTAAGCATTTCATGCATATGGCTAAGGCTGACAATGATCCGAGCTTCATCTTACAAAGCAATTGGCCTATCCCGGACCAGCTCCACTTTATAGATTTCGCTGCTCATAGCGAAGGGAAGTTGGTCTCAAAGAAGCTTCCAAATTCCGCTATGCTTATGTGTTTGGTAGATTCATGCAATGGCTTGCTTTGCATGCATAATACTTCACGAAGCCTTTACATTTGCAACCCGTTTACCCAGATTTTCATTGAGCTCCCAGAATTGATTAAGTATCGAGCACAAGTGGGACATTTGGGTTTCGGTTTTCATCCAACCTCGAAAGAATACAAGGTGATCCAGATAGTATTTCGAAGACAGTTGCAAAGAGGTAACTCGTATGTAGCTACACCTACTTTAATTCAATCTGAGGTTCAGATTCTGACTATTGGAAGCCCTGCTTGGAGAAATTTAGGAATGATACCTTACCGTTTTATTTGGCCGACATTAAAGGTTATGGTAAACGGGAGACTTCATTGGCTTTCTAAGCCTAACAAGTATACGACGGCTAGCTTGCTCGTATCGTTTGACCTCGCAACTGAGCAATTCCAGGAGGTACCTGAGCCTGATTGTTGTGGCTTAGACAGGTGTTTTCATCATCTGATGGTTCTACGAGGTTGCCTCTCAGCTGTTGCGTACCATGATAATGAACAATTGGATATTTGGGTTATGAAAGAATATGGTACGAAGGAGTCTTGGGTCAAACAATTCAACATTGGGACCTACTTGCCCCGAACATTGAAGCAAGAAGACATCTTGGCCTTCAATTATTCAAAGCGTCATTTCCCTAAGTCATTTGTTCTAGTTCTATGCATCTTAAAAAGTGGTGAGATCTTATTGGAGTACAAAAGCAGAGCACTCGTTGTTTATGATTCACAGCATGGAACGTTCAAGGAGCTAACCTTTCCAGAAATGCCAAATTGGTTCCAAATAATTGTACATGTCGGTAGCCTCAACTGGCTTGACATGCCTCCTGCTAATTTCTAA
- the LOC108661649 gene encoding polygalacturonase-like: MSVQLNIGVISLLLLFTSTAKAQSDVFDVVAEYGAKADEETDLRQPLLDAWKEACESTTPSKIVIPEGTYLLSQAALEGPCKAPIELQVQGTVKAPVDPSAFKEPNWVVFNRLDQFTVSGGGVFDGQGATTWGKNDCVKNKYCATLPINLRFNFVSNAMIQDITTKDSKQFHVNVLGCKNISFLRFSVSAPEDSLNTDGIHIGRSDGVNITNTIIKTGDDCVSLGDGSKNVIVHGVTCGPGHGISVGSLGKFQDEQPVAGVQVSNCTLTNTQNGVRIKSWPASYPGTASDMLFEDITMNNVGNPILIDQQYCPWNQCNLKLPSRIKLRNISFKNIRGTSSTQQAVKLICSSGLPCEGVELADIDITYSGPEGPATSQCTNVSPKLSGKQNPSACSSPA, encoded by the exons ATGAGTGTGCAGTTGAATATTGGAGTTATATCATTGTTACTTTTGTTCACTTCAACTGCTAAAGCTCAATCTGATGTTTTCGATGTAGTTGCCGAGTATGGCGCAAAGGCTGACGAGGAGACAGATTTGAGGCAG CCTTTGCTGGATGCTTGGAAAGAAGCCTGTGAATCGACAACTCCAAGCAAAATTGTGATTCCTGAAGGAACGTACTTATTAAGCCAAGCAGCCTTGGAAGGTCCTTGCAAGGCTCCTATTGAGCTTCAGGTTCAGGGCACCGTGAAGGCTCCGGTAGATCCGAGCGCTTTCAAGGAGCCTAATTGGGTTGTCTTCAACCGCCTTGATCAGTTTACAGTGTCTGGCGGTGGAGTTTTTGATGGCCAAGGAGCGACTACTTGGGGCAAGAACGATTGtgttaaaaacaaatattgcGCCACACTTCCCATC AATTTAAGGTTCAATTTTGTGAGCAACGCCATGATACAAGACATAACTACCAAAGACAGCAAACAGTTTCACGTAAATGTTCTGGGGTGCAAAAACATCTCTTTCTTACGTTTCTCCGTCTCCGCACCTGAAGACAGCCTGAACACGGATGGAATCCACATCGGACGATCAGATGGGGTCAACATTACTAACACAATCATTAAAACCGGTGACGATTGTGTTTCTTTGGGTGATGGTAGCAAGAATGTGATAGTCCATGGAGTAACCTGCGGGCCAGGTCATGGCATCAGTGTGGGCAGTCTTGGAAAGTTCCAAGATGAACAACCAGTTGCTGGAGTTCAAGTCTCCAATTGCACACTCACTAATACTCAAAATGGTGTTAGAATCAAAAGTTGGCCAGCCTCCTATCCTGGCACTGCATCGGATATGCTTTTTGAAGATATTACTATGAATAATGTCGGTAATCCTATCCTCATCGATCAACAATACTGCCCATGgaatcaatgcaatttaaAG CTTCCATCACGTATTAAACTGAGGAACATTAGCTTCAAGAACATTCGGGGCACTTCTTCAACTCAGCAAGCCGTCAAGCTTATTTGCAGCAGCGGTTTGCCATGCGAGGGAGTGGAACTCGCTGACATTGACATTACCTACAGCGGACCTGAAGGACCTGCAACATCCCAATGTACCAATGTCAGTCCCAAACTCAGTGGCAAACAGAACCCGTCAGCATGTTCAAGCCCAGCCTAA